A genomic region of Xiphophorus couchianus chromosome 9, X_couchianus-1.0, whole genome shotgun sequence contains the following coding sequences:
- the pgm1 gene encoding phosphoglucomutase-1 isoform X2, translating to MSTPAVSCVIRKIKAVGGIILTASHNPGGPSGDFGIKYNISSGGPAPEGITNKIFEISKGLQEYQICPELKVDLGTIGKQTFEVDTFKQFIVEIVDSVEAYAEMLRGIFDFAALKDLLSGSDHINVRLDAMHGVVGPYIKKIVCEELGSPANSAVNCVPQEDFGGHHPDPNLTYAADLVNTMKSGEYDFGAAFDGDGDRNMVLGKHGFFVNPSDSVAVIGANITCIPYFKKTGVKGLARSMPTSGALDNVAKALKMQLYETPTGWKFFGNLMDAGKLSLCGEESFGTGSDHIREKDGLWAVLAWLSILASRKQSVEEIMKDHWQKFGRNFFTRYDYEEVDSDAANKMMKDLETQMSDPSFIGKQFSSGDKTYAVAVADNFAYTDPVDGSVSKNQGLRIIFADGSRIIFRLSGTGSAGATVRLYIDSYENDGQKILQDPQVMLGPLVDIALKVSQLHERTGRTGPTVIT from the exons ATGTCCACCCCAGCAGTCTCCTGTGTGATCCGCAAGATAAAGGCCGTGGGCGGCATCATCCTCACAGCCAGCCACAACCCAGGAGGCCCCAGTGGAGACTTTGGCATCAAGTACAACATTTCCAGTGGAG GACCTGCCCCCGAAGGcatcacaaataaaatctttgagaTCAGCAAAGGCCTTCAGGAGTATCAGATCTGCCCTGAGCTGAAAGTGGATCTGGGTACAATTGGGAAGCAGACCTTTGAAGTGGACACTTTTAAGCAATTTATAG TGGAGATTGTTGACTCAGTTGAAGCCTACGCTGAGATGTTAAGGGGCATCTTTGATTTTGCTGCGTTGAAGGATCTTCTTTCTGGCTCTGACCACATTAATGTGCGACTGGATGCGATGCACGGAG TGGTGGGTCCTTATATTAAGAAGATAGTCTGTGAAGAGCTGGGTTCTCCCGCCAACTCTGCGGTCAACTGCGTCCCCCAGGAGGACTTCGGTGGTCATCACCCTGACCCCAACTTGACTTACGCCGCTGACCTGGTCAACACCATGAAAAGTGGAGAGTATGATTTTGGAGCCGCCTTTGACGGCGATGGT GATCGAAACATGGTGCTGGGCAAACATGGCTTCTTTGTGAACCCTTCCGATTCCGTGGCTGTGATTGGTGCCAACATCACCTGCATCCCGTACTTCAAAAAGACTGGCGTCAAAGGCCTGGCCCGCAGCATGCCTACCAGTGGAGCTTTGGACAA TGTGGCCAAAGCTCTGAAGATGCAGTTGTATGAGACTCCGACGGGCTGGAAGTTCTTTGGGAACTTGATGGATGCTGGTAAACTCTCACTGTGTGGAGAGGAGAGCTTTGGCACTG GGTCGGATCATATCCGTGAGAAGGACGGCCTCTGGGCCGTGCTAGCATGGTTGTCTATCTTGGCCAGCAGGAAGCAGAGTGTGGAAGAGATTATGAAGGATCACTGGCAAAAGTTTGGCAGGAACTTTTTCACAAG GTACGACTACGAGGAGGTCGACTCAGATGCTGCAAACAAGATGATGAAGGATCTGGAGACACAGATGTCTGACCCGTCATTTATTGGGAAGCAATTCTCATCTGGCGACAAGACGTACGCGGTGGCCGTTGCTGACAACTTTGCCTACACGGACCCCGTGGATGGAAGTGTGTCCAAAAACCAG GGCCTCCGGATCATCTTCGCCGACGGTTCCAGGATCATTTTCCGTCTCAGCGGCACAGGGAGCGCGGGAGCAACCGTCCGGCTTTACATAGACAGCTACGAGAACGACGGCCAGAAAATCCTCCAGGATCCACAG GTGATGCTGGGCCCTCTGGTGGACATCGCCCTGAAGGTCTCCCAGCTCCATGAACGGACCGGACGCACCGGCCCCACTGTTATCACATGA